The genomic DNA TAGAGGTGCAATACAAAAGAGGTAGGCCATGAGGGTGAAGCATGGCGACTTTCTAATAGGAAAAAGGTAGACAAAACATGAGCCTATCTTGTTAAGGCTgccaagaagatgaagaagttaacaaataaaaaaaaataaaataagaaggtGCATTCCAAATAGTTAAGTTGTAGATAGTTAAAGTAATCTCTTTATAGTTCAAAGGTTTCAAGAAGTTGAATAAAGGGCCAATTAGAAAGTACAATAGACCATTCTTGATGTTGGCAAAGGTGGGCAAGGTTTCCTACCACTGGCCTTACCACATTTCTTGAGGATCCATCTAGTGTTCTTCATTTGCTTACTGAAACCCTACCATGTGGATAAGGGAAAAGCTAGGAGATCCATTTCACAAAGGGCCAATCCGATGGTAACCACATTTTATGATAAGGAGGCAACGACAATCTTGGTAGAGTGGGTGGTACAATAGAGTGGAATGCCATGGTGAATGGAGCTCTTAATACTGTGAAAAAGGTTTCTTGAGACAATGGTTTGTTAGAAAGTTGAGGAAGACTTATGGTAGTTCATGGATCTAATACAAGGGTATTAGCAAGTAATGAGGCCATTACCTCATTAGGTGGGGAATGATGTTTCACATTGCTATAATAAAGACTCTAACATTTTCATTAGGTAACAAAGGCTCCCCTACTCAAACAATATGTGGTGATAAAAAGGAATTTCAAAAATGATCTTATTAAATGGGACACGAAAGGGTCATGACTAAGACCCATCAAAAACATGGTTGGATGTGTTGCATGGATGCAGGCTACAAGGTAAGTGGAGGAGACAAGGCAAATGGCATGACAAGATTTGATAGCACCCTCAAAATATCTTTCACATGAAAAGAAGTGATTGGGGGACATTCTTGTCTTTTGTACATAAGATTAAGGGTAATTCTATCCCCAGCCCGACAAATTACTCTCTACAGCCCACCCCATgcaaaattctatcaaaattttaaaattcccaTTTTAACCCCGCCCACTACCTCCTCCGACCATCTCGACCGCCGCCTCacctctctcttttcctcccacactatatacacacatacacatagagagagacagagacagagagtgggtcggttgccatggccgacccacacacacacatataccatatatatatatacacacacacatatatatatatatagagagagagagaaagagagtgggttggccatggccgacccacacacacacatttatatatatatatatacacactcacacacacacacacacacacacatatatatatacacacacacacacacgcatgcTCAAtcctccgcacctcgcggtgcggaggtTTCAGAATcctccgcaccgcgaggtgcggaggtttGAGTCCAGGCCGCGgccatgcgtgtgtgtgtatatatgtgtgtgtgtgtgtataaatatgtgtatatatatacacacacacacagtgggtcagccatggccgacccacacacacacacactctctctctctccacgaGGTGGGTGGGCTTCCATGGCCGTGGCCGCGGCTGCCACGGCCATGAaatcgtgtgtgtgtatatatatatatatgtgtgtgtgtgtgtgtatatatatatatggtgtatgtgtttgtgtgtatatggtgcgggagaaaaagagagagctGAGGCTGTGGTCGGAGGAGACAATGGGTTGGGGTTAAAATgggaatttaaaaattaatgcataattttGCATGGAGTGGGTTGTGAAGAGTAATTTGTCGGACTGccaatagaattttcctaagATTAAATGCTATAAATAAGGGTGTTCCTTTCaattgtaattcattttgttcATCCTCAATTttctaaataagaattttgagttcatttccaattttttcttttgtttctttattggTTCCTATGGTATGCAATTTCAGACTGACTTATCCATCACTAGGTAGGTGATTGTGAACTAATATCGCACGACAAAGGCACGAGTTCCACAATTGTCACAAATGATGTCACTAGGCATTTTTGGACAATTCAATTAATATAGTAAAAGaatagatatttttataaaatataaaattattctttaaaatttttccttGCATCTTAATgtgaatatttataatttttctttttaataaaaaaggaAATCATAGGCTTAGATAGTAATGGAATTCCTGGATATGCATTTATCCTTAGGTTAGCAATTCGGGAACAGCTTGCTAATCTTGATCGTCTGAACCTTTATTTGACTTCTCCAAATAGATGTTAAATTTATAAGAAAGCTGTAAAGCATCATAGTCGTTTATTTTTTGACTGTTCGTGTTCTTGTTAGGTGTTATCCTTTTTTCgtcattacaaaaaatttagatGGCTTGTACGTAGATGGGAAATAAGAATTCTATGGACAGCTTCAAGATGGTATGGTAAAGGTCTTTGGtaatagtttattttctttGGTGGGAGCATATCATACCACTCAATGCTTCTATAATCAAGAGTGTTTGGTGTCCTAGTTGATACATCTGATTCAATATGCTATCTGAATTCGAttgtctattttattttttcctcaaataTTATAGAATTAGGCTTTGCGACATTATTGACGGCTTTCTCCATCATGATTTTTTCTTATGGTTATACTATGAGGTGTGTCTCTTTATGTTGGTTATTTGGTTTTTGAAGTTttgttcttgattttgttttctttatgaTACACAactattgagatttttttttaatacaatcttatttaaaaaaaaaaaaaaaaaagtgagatatgacCCAACAAAGGTTGAAGAACGAAATTGCAGCCTAATTCTAAGTACAGAAAGATCCATTATTAATAGATCTTTCAATATCTATGTCAACAAGGTCAAAGAACGAGACACCCTATATAATCCCACCTCATGTTAGAAAGAGAATTCAGGGTTAGAGGTTTGGggtcttaaattttatattttaaattctaaataaaaatgatcttttaatcttatttttttttatataaaatataagtgATTGATCGTCGTATTTAAACATATGATTTAAACACAAAAAGAACAATGATATTACTATTGATGGCCAACGAAAAATCACCTTGAATAATAAAATgccaaattaaatttacaaaaccTAATTTTATGAGAGAAATGAGAGTGGGAGAATGCTCATTCTATGCATAAGAATTCCTTACACAAAGATTAACCCTTTTGTtctgagaaaaataaaaataaaactataaggCCCAAAACTAAGCCCTAAATCCGTAAAAACGGGTCCAATATAACGAGGCCCATATCTACAATATAGTTCAAACTCATATAGGGTTTAATTTGTCCTATTAAGGCCCAAAACTACTTGCATGGAAATTACACTACAACTTTTTGCATTATCCCTTAGGCCAATATCTGGCTGTGgagttgcaatttttttttttaatttttattattcaaattttataataattatgtattaagtaaatttattaaatatgtataataattccTAAATTATGCCTATTAAATGGGCGTATAAATctatatgaataaattaaaattataattataataataaaagaagcaTCTATAACTTCTTATCacccatttaattttttgataaaaattaataattttcctTTGATTACAAGTTGGCAGCTTAACTTGTCACTGGAAAAACTTGGTTATGGTTAGGACTAAGTCCAACTTAACCTGCCCatataacattttattcttCCAATTCAGTCAGattaaatctttatttataaattttgttaatgttttattaataaaaatcaacatAACATGATgatataagattaaaatatgttACAATCTCAATTAGTCCCCTGTTACGGTTAGAATACTGGAGTTAGAGGTGTTTGGGTTATCTTAAATTATTGAAACTTATAACCtttggaattttttattttaagaaggaCATTTTAgtctttgattttgttaattataGTTTTCCGATATGACTTATAAAATAGGTAGCTTATAAACTCTTCTTCTAATTTAGTCAAACttatataaatttacaaaattcttTCTAGCTAACATAAACGGAGAGCCAAACACGGCAAAAGTTatctaatttaaataataataataataataacttaaacaAATGTGGATGTGGACTCGATAAGAGTAGGATGGGAGTGTGAAATAATTTTCTTTGGCTGTAAATTACTATAGTTTGTGTGGGTTTGTGTTTTCTAATGATGTCTAAGACCATGATGATGGTTTGAGTTAACTTCATAGATTTCGGCCCGACATTGAAATGACGGTTCAAACACTTTTATTGACAGTTCAAatagaagtcgggccataaaTCCTTAACCCTCcttttggaggagaaataggCCCGACCTATTTGCTCAAGGGAGGGAGAAAGCTCAAGCCCATTACCCTTTagtccatttctctctcttgtgCCCTGGACCCTTAATATAAAAGAGATTCTTTCCCCTTTTGTGCCCTATGTGTGGTAGCCAATTAtgttctctctcttgttccctTTCTTGGCCGATTCTCCTTTCCATTGATGGTCGATCCTCTTgggattcttttttttctctgtcAGATGCTTCTTTCCTTGTTGAGTGTCACACTTTTCTTGTGCGTTGTGGTTGTTCATCAATAGCGTTTGCAATGCCTATTTAGTCCGAGTTGTTGTCTTCTCTTGGAGGTAAGTTTTTTAGCCATTATGGAACCTATATCTTCGTAATTACTCTTTGTTCTTTAGTGAATCCTACTGTGTGTGGAAGCTTGTGTGGCTTGGGTGAGAGGTGTTGATCGGCCGAGAGATTTGGGGGGTTTGAGGGCTTCGGTTCTTGGGGGTTTTTTGGGCTCctttgtggcttggtgtccctattcgttggttgttgcctaagtggtgattgAACAAGCCAAGATCTAAGTCTTGAAATAGTTTTTGTGACTGCCATTGTGACCGAAATAGGGAGTTTCTCTTtatgttcttcatgttcttaGTTTTCGTTAAATCTGATTTGGTTTGATTGCATTAACCCCTACTATTTTGCAGAgattttccacaacaattcagaatttttattattatcagaGTATAGTTTGAAGTTTATGACAGTAAGTACATCATGAATTTGAGTTATTCAAACTTTTAAACAATAtctattcaaaaattcaaaaatgataaTCGGAGCCTACTCCATTGGGTACTCGTAGAACTCACTACATGCACATGAACAAATTTAGATGAGAGGCATGTTTAGGgtgatatattaaattatatatttataatttaagaataaaaaaataataaaaagccTAATACCCTTCTACCCAAATCCACGTTTAATCACATTATCAAATTGAAATCGGAATCCAAAAACCATTCACTTGTTCAATCTAAACTTTAAATCAACAAATCTTTATTCTACATGTTATGAAACTTTTGTTACATTTTTGTTTGGACACTGCGGGTGTTAATGTCCGGTAGAGTGAATTTTTCACCCATTATACTCACCAATATAGTTTAATAAATAggatcaaaaattatttttttatttaaataaattacatgAAACACCCTTGAAATTTGACAAAAACATAAACATCCTTAGACCTTCCTTACTACTAATTTGTTGCATGAATTAACTATTTTACCCTCATTTTTAaaccctctctttctcttatcaTATGGTGATTTAGGATCTGATAATTAGAAATGAATGTGGAACAACTTCCTTGATTATGGTGTGAAGTTCAACTACAACATTGTCAATTATTCTTTGAAGATGAGGAACAAATctcttcttttttaaaaaattcacttCAATCAACAAGAACGAATCTGATATGAGATTCATTTTTAacaaattctctctcttgtaGAGAAGGGTTCTCTACAAATCGAATTGCACTGAGACTTGATCGAACTCTACAATAAAGAAAGAGATGAGAGGGGgttgggagggggggggggggggggggggtgagggACTTCACAATGGCAACCGTGATGTTTATCCGAGACAATAGTCAGAAATGTAAAAACTCCTATAGCCATCGGGGTTACTCTTTGACAAGAATTGACCTAGTTCTTATCCAAAGATGAACCCAAATCTGACCTCATTCCTCTTCAAAGAGACGTCCCATTTGAAAGTGGGGTTTCAGTGTTCCCCTATCTTGCTGTCTCTCAACCTATTGAAAGTGGGGTTTCAATGTTAATAGACCATGGCAACTAGCAACGCTTATGTTTCTTTTTCGGTTAGTGATTATAGAAAGAGGGGTTGATCCAAGCACGTGTACCCTTTTTGTTTtgattgcttttatttttgtgtaatgaattgagttaaattaaaaagtagcataaaaagttaaatattacttaaaactttgaaaaatatttttcaaatcttttttcgGTATGAAATTTTTTGGATACCTATTTACCCAACAGGGacatgaaattaaataaaatacctaACAAAGATGAAGGCACGGACCAAGACCATAATGGGAATGGGCACACTGGGAAAGAATTTTCTGTCCAAATCGTCCCCATTGCCATTTCTACCCTCATGCAAGGACGCCCATGCGCCCGAGAACCCAATGGCCCATCAAAGAGGAATAAGAAACCCACCCTAATTTGCTGAGTCGGCTGTGAACTACACGCCGTTCTCTTTGGTTTCCACGCGAAAATGATTCTCGATCTATCAAATGCTCCCTAACTTGCATCCAAGACGTTGCCAGAGGAAAATTAAACCATACATAAGAAGCTGAAAATCCGCAGGAAATATAATGAGAAAGCCTCTAACTTAAAGTTCAAGCATGCCGCAGGAACCATGTGGACAAGCTGGAGCCAGTTGCTGTCCCGGCCAACCCCACATCGATAGTTCCAAAAAATAAGTGTCATTTGAGTATGTGTTTGTCCTATAACCTAACAACCACATTCAATTAGCCTTTCGGATCAAAGCAGTACCAGTTATATGGCCGCAGAAACACTCAAGCAAACGCTAAATTTCAAGAATAATTAAGCTCAAACATGCAGCATTGATGCCAGTATTTTGCAAACAATGCatattaagaataaaattatgtcTAGAAAGAGGCAAACCACATGGTGGGTCACTTAAGTTGCAGTATTCCCAGGTAATGGGTCTTAGAAATTCTACAATTACATAGATCAACCCACATAATTAACGATTACAGAACTTGGAATTACAACGAAATTAAGTAAAACACGGACAATAATTTGAGGCATTTACCCATGATATCTGCTGTCCAGTCCCAACACCCAACTACTCAACCCTTCAACAATAGTCCCCCTGATGTACTTTTGCACATTGCTTGATGCCAGCAGAATTGTGTGTAAATGCTAGCTAGTCCCTGTTCAGGCATTTTTCCACTGCCCAAGGAGCTGCACAAAGGAACGAAGTTCCTTCTGTTAATGTGGAGTTGCCATCCAGCTTACAAATGCACAGAGCAAACATAAAACAAGCATGCTTAAAACAATTTAGAAACAAGCAGCCCAGCACCAGATGCCCGTCAAGATATTCTTAACATGCAGAAAGTGACCTTCCTGACTATGTTTGTCAAGCTGAATTTAGGCCTAACATATATTAGCAATGCATCACATAGAACGAAGAGGGGCAATTTTGAAGGCTGATCTGTCAAATATTAGAAAGTTACTGcttgaaaatgaaatgaaaacaaaatacttCTAAACAAGTTAAGAGTGATGGCCAGCCTGCCTGCTTATTTGCTTTCCTGCAATTATATTTTCCTGGTTGATATGAAATCAAACAAGCCCttcctcaaaaaaaaaaaaaaaattcccagtTTTGggacaaacaaaaatcatctagaaaatatcatatttcCATGTTCAACGCCTTTTAGCCCACTGCATGTATCAAAGTGTGAAAGTTTTTTATTGCAAACAGATATAGGAGTTAACAAAACCATTCCAAACTCCAAACCTGCGCACAAAGAGAATGGATCTACATGCAGATGTCAACCCAAAACCTATGCGATGAGATCCTCATATTGTCTGCGATGGAGTAGTATTACAATATTATAACACTATTTGACAGCATAAGAGCCAACTCCAAGAGTCACAAGGTGCATGTAAACCCTGAATATGAGGTTGAGATTATCTTGAATTTAGAGTTAGATGGCAACCCTAGATATGATTGAGATAGAATTGGCATACCAAATCGAATGAGTTTTGGATTTAAAACCTATTTTgttctctctataaatagagttgCATATCTGATTATCGGATTGCAGTGAGAGGTGTACCAATTAGGTGCAGGTGAGAATGTGAGTATGGATGTATTGGGATTTTGCAGTTCAGTgtaagatctctctctctcttgtaaaCTCGTTATTCACATAGTAAATTTTGGGTGTGAACCCCAAGGGATAGTTGGGTTGATGCCAAGGTGGAAAAAACAGGAAGCTGATCCAGCTTTGAATCATGGGAGCACCAGCTTGCACACTAATTCTTGGGGCCATGACCCTCAGCACCCTTTGGGTAAAGTCATGGAGCCTTACCTGTTTCATGTTGTACTGTCAATGTGCATGGATCCAGGAGGAGGGGGCGGTAATTTGGACCCAAAACCCCCTTCATTATcaagggagaaaaaaaaaagagcatgACAGAATTAGTTTCCGTGTTTCTGTATTCCCTAGCaaatgatatatacatatagtaCATCTACAATATATTTGGAATCAATCCAAATATTCATAGACAAGCTATTAGGGTCCCATGCAAATAGGTCGTCCTTGTTAGGTCAAGTCTATAGAGGATTGtgttacaaattttatttctatcatAACTGGGCTACCATCAATTGTTCCAAGTTTGGGAAGATAGTCAGTCCAAGTACAATTTCATTCAGATATGAATAATACTATTTGATAATGATCCAAGATTTGATTAAACCATCACACTTGTATTAAAGATGTAGATAGACGACAAGCGTAGGCCACAACAGTGAAATTATTTGGCTAGTCCTATTGACATTGTCACATTCGGGTGAGAGGGGAAGATCTGATCTACTTCATTGCTTTACAGATCTCATACAGATTACTCAGATCATCAATTGCAACAATGGTTACTTCTGGTACGCAATTATTCATGATTATTGTTGGCGTTCTAAAATTCATGTGTAATCATTacagtttatttattttacagaTTGAACTGCCCTCAATAGGTAATCTACTTTCATTGTGCTTGCCCATGGCACTCTGCTTTAAATCCAACCAAAAATCTTGCACTCTGGTTTACAGATTGAACTGTTCATATTGACAGGACTACATGTGTGCAGTtgctctattttattttttcacaagGATGCATTAAAAGCAATTTGTATTTGTAATAGAAAAAAGTTGCAATAGCTCTAAGATAAACAAATTTACAGCCAGGTAAACGCACCTAGGCCAATAGCATCAGAACTCTTCATGATCCTCAGTCTCTTGCAAGTATCAATAAACATCCTGTTATAGGTCCAAACATAAATTAGACTCCAAGCACAAAATGCAAATTGGCAACATATTCAGGGAACAATTAACTTTATATTGAATTTATCAATACATAAAAGATTGATGCCAAAGAAGTGATCAGAGAGGGAAAAAAGGAGTTACATAAAAAATTTCGTTATCAACTACAGTTCCTTTAGCTTGGGTGGAAAGCAATGTTGGGCCCAAATTTCTAGTGCACATAGATGAGGAAGTAATTATTGGGATAATGGAAGTGGTCTCTCCAGCTTATTCCCCGTCAGATGGCATCCCAAAAGTAGGCTAGAAAACCTTTTCTTCTATCATTGAGGAAATGGAGAGCAGGGATAACaaattacttatatatattcacGGTACTGGCAAGGATTCTTAATCCTTTGCCAGAACATAACCACTGAAGAGCTTATACCTGTGATAACTGCAGGCATGATACCTGTCTACAATTCAAAACTAGTCTCAAAAGTTACTATAAATCTTGATAatcatttcttaaaaaaaaagttgcacAAACCACAGGTAACCTTGAAAATGTTTGTTGAACACATCTCAACACATAAAAACGCTAGTTAAAGTATATTGGAAACACTATTTCTCTTGTTTCAAATCAATCTTTTGGGCCAATTGTTGATCCATCTTTCTGGCCAGTGGTTCTTTTCTCAACTCTCTCAAGCACATGCTCCCTCATTATGTTTGTTATTTTGAACCAAGTTCTGTGTATTTTTATTCAACTCAATCAACTTCAGTTTGTGTGTTTCCTTGCTTGCCTCCATCCATATACATTCACTCACCTACTCATATGTTAAAGGGAAATTTTGTTTCCTGGCCAACAAATAAGACCATAACCTTTTGCTAGAATAAGCGAGTTCCCACATATAAGTgcattaatcaattatataagtGAAGGCTAGTGAACCAGAAAGAACTAAAGGTTATCAGAACACAAGAAGTGGATCATAGCTTACTCCCAGGGGACATCGCCCACAAGCATCCAATCACCATCCTTGTCCTCATAAGTAAGAACATATTCTGATCCATGAAGCAAATCCTTCAGCTTGCTCTCACTCAGCATCTCTCTGCCCGAGGCCCCATGAGATCCACATTGACCTGTTATCATATTGAAACCGCAGTAACTGGATCGATGCAAGCATCTTTAAAGTGCAAAAGTAGATCAACATAAAGCACATCTGCCACGAAAGTTGTGCTAATTGAAACTTTGAAGTAGCTCACCTATGGTAAAACAGCTAAACATCTTCTCAAGAGCAGAAGAGAGCTCCTGATATGCAGAGTAAGTTCTCAAGTCCACCTTCCTGAGATAAGGTGCACCATCCATGCTAACCTTAACAAATAAAGCACCAGGCCCTACTTTTCCTTCTACTTCATCAGTGTTCTTGGATGTTGTGGCCAATGTATTTTTCCGAAATGATCTTATTGGTGGCCAACCAACTACTTGTGCCCTGCCATGATAAAGGATGATCACCCTCAAGATTAAGACCTCTTCGTATGAAACACCTCTTTTTCCAGTAATCTGCAGCACTTACTTGGTAGCAGGTGCACTGCTATTGTTATTTGGGGCATCAGTGTGCTTTTGGCCATTCTCCTTGGCAGCACCAGACATCTCCTGGGATGTATGTTGGGGCTCTTTCATTTTGGTTGGGTGAGTCCCAGAGTTCTCTTTTCCAGAACCAGACTTTATACCCAAGTTTGGAGTAGCTTTAGCTGATAACATAGCATTAACCTCAGAATTAGCAGTAAACTTTCCCTGTGTGATAGAATAGGCATATTAGAGTTTGATATAAAACAGAAAGAATCAATTTCTACAAGGAAAATCAGCAAATTTTCACCTCAATGAATCCATCCATAGCATCTGAGAACCCTCTTTTGTTTCCTGAAACAGCAGTTTTCTGGGATAATGAATAATTGTCATCCTTTGTAGGTTGCAAAGGAAAAAGAGGTTTCTCATCAAGTTTTGTTGAGCTTAGCAGGCAGAATTCTGGACCTCTTTCAGAGGATTGGTATCCAGGAAGCCCAAGTCTCAACTCTGTTGCCCTAAAATTTAAACATCCACTATTGTCTCCGGATGCAGTAGAGATTGTAGAGCTGTCCACGGAAGA from Diospyros lotus cultivar Yz01 chromosome 4, ASM1463336v1, whole genome shotgun sequence includes the following:
- the LOC127800357 gene encoding auxin-responsive protein IAA9-like; amino-acid sequence: MTPPLLGVDEEGRSNVTLLASSTSMDNMGRNGLELKEHNYLGLSDCSSVDSSTISTASGDNSGCLNFRATELRLGLPGYQSSERGPEFCLLSSTKLDEKPLFPLQPTKDDNYSLSQKTAVSGNKRGFSDAMDGFIEGKFTANSEVNAMLSAKATPNLGIKSGSGKENSGTHPTKMKEPQHTSQEMSGAAKENGQKHTDAPNNNSSAPATKAQVVGWPPIRSFRKNTLATTSKNTDEVEGKVGPGALFVKVSMDGAPYLRKVDLRTYSAYQELSSALEKMFSCFTIGQCGSHGASGREMLSESKLKDLLHGSEYVLTYEDKDGDWMLVGDVPWEMFIDTCKRLRIMKSSDAIGLAPWAVEKCLNRD